CACTATCAGAATCAAACAAATCGTTAAAAAAGCAAAACAATGCACAAACAGGGATAATTTAATTCGAAAAATACGAGCGAAAGGAAAAAACTAAATTACATCCGAAGCACATCTTCGACCAATCTTTTTGTTCGATCGTTCATGACGCCAATCTCTTCGATCAAAGTCCAGTCGCAGAATCGATGTGCCAGGAATTCTGCCTGTTTTCGGCGCTGTCGGTCCATGTCGTCAACAGTATCTTTCCAGTATCTTTGATACACCATTGACCAATCGATTCTGTCGAGAAACTTCAAGTCATCATACCAATCGGTATAGGCTGCAATGCCGTGCCCATCAGAGAACACAAACTGAGTTCCCGAGCCTTGAATCCTCTGAACCGATGAAACCAGATATATTAAGGGTTCCTGTCCCTCGGAATAACCTTCTACCCTTCCGGTTTTGAGTTGCAGAAGCATCGGCGACAAGTAACCGAAATAGAAAGCGACATAGTCATGGATAACTCCACCAGGACCACATGGAATTCTCGTAATTCGTCGCTCAGTTTGGATCTCGATGTTGTGAATCGTTTTGTAGTTTAGACCGTTCTTCGGGTTGTCGTTGGGTGAATGAATTCCACCACGCTTCAGACAGATCTCGAGATTATCAATATGAATAAAACGATAGACAGGCGTTGGGATCGGAACAGGCATAATATGAGTCACATTATATTCAACTTGCCTCTCGCATCTTCACCCCGCCCGCTCCATCTTTCTTTTGAGCTTTTGCAGCACTTTTTCGGCCAGCTGATCCGGATCGAATTTGGCGGTCACATCAAGATAAGATTCCACAAATCGATCCAGATCAGATTTCTTGTAAAGAACCTTTCCGGAGAGCTTGTATCTTTTCAAGTCTCCAATAACTAACGAATGATAATCGAGCGTGTCGCTGCAAAGTCCGGTGTATTTCGCTGCTTCTTTCTTACTCATGTAATAGTCGTTCCTGAGATACTCCAGAATCTCGGAAACTGGAACGACACCGGAAACGATGTCTCTTTTCTCATCCGATGACGAAGTGTTCTTCGATTTCATTCAGAGATTCCTATTTCAAGGGCCGTGCCAATTTGGAAACAGCTATGAATGAGAAGGCGGAGCAGCAATTCTGTGGTCGGGGTCGGAAAAATTTCGACCTAGCCCGAAAAGTTTTCGACTCCTGTGCCACTTTGTTCTCATCTGATACGGAAGCGTTCTTCGATTCCATATCATCTATTCCATCAATAGGTGTACCAGGCAATATCGTATTTCAAGAGCT
This DNA window, taken from bacterium, encodes the following:
- a CDS encoding DUF4433 domain-containing protein yields the protein MPVPIPTPVYRFIHIDNLEICLKRGGIHSPNDNPKNGLNYKTIHNIEIQTERRITRIPCGPGGVIHDYVAFYFGYLSPMLLQLKTGRVEGYSEGQEPLIYLVSSVQRIQGSGTQFVFSDGHGIAAYTDWYDDLKFLDRIDWSMVYQRYWKDTVDDMDRQRRKQAEFLAHRFCDWTLIEEIGVMNDRTKRLVEDVLRM
- a CDS encoding helix-turn-helix domain-containing protein; this translates as MKSKNTSSSDEKRDIVSGVVPVSEILEYLRNDYYMSKKEAAKYTGLCSDTLDYHSLVIGDLKRYKLSGKVLYKKSDLDRFVESYLDVTAKFDPDQLAEKVLQKLKRKMERAG